The window CATAATCTGACTTGAAGTCCTTAGAGAAGGAGAGTCCGTATCGACGCTATGTAACAAAAGCAACGAATGCGCAACCAAagaagcaggaaaaaaaatactcgcagagttccttatgcattcgcgtaaGACGACTTGAAGGACGAAGCCATCgacttgtttttattgcgatagcaattatatggacagtctcggctggattttgccgtcgccgtcgccgccgtcatgcaccgtatatgtataagtatgtatatatatatataaaagccccaaaggaaaataattcagaaaaatgcttccgaagcgcggaatcgaaccagggacctcttcctccgcagcgagtggcgctagcgactacgccacgaaaggcagatcctccacgtatgtaacggcgagcgttatatacacacccttcaccgctggacggactcagagacggctgcgcttataagcgtttcttcattaccagcgagatggcgttaggagcgcgacaggcgcatttaaaagtcgtcggcgagctcgctcgcttcttcttatacttgcgcagggaggaccttgcccttccgctgtctactcgcgcggttttcttgtgctgagggggagagggatgtttcacgctttcaacgtgatgtccgcgctcatgttacggagcgtacgaaagccactcgagctcaagggacgccgataaacgaacaaacagaagatgagcgcgaactatcaagtgtcacagctcgacacttgaagcacgctagtttccttcgctgcttcggccgcatttgcgctgttcaaactgagagtatccattggcgagcctcacttcatacagcattagtttcttgctatcgcattcattgcttcggccttgcggcgaaactgtgactttttcttctcactcgatccTACCCTGCCCCCCTCCGATAGcattgtgcacctaacgtggttttgcattgcctccaggatcggaggcattgcaagctttctgcacctcacctggcttccCACTGCCTTTATGATCGGCCCACTTTGACAAGGcgacgacgtcatgtggtgacatcatcaactgacgtcatgatgacgccacaaaatttggcaatctgtgacgtcgtgatgacgtcatatggcgacgtcatttcGCGATAAtggtttttgcatcactcgtgtggacgctcacgacgccgacggtcaattttcgcgtttgatggggcatctaaggcttttggcTTAATATTTTTCTTAAGCCGTAATAAAAGTCGCCCTTCAACCTCATACAGTTTCGCGTCCGTTGCTATTATCTGGCGTGAATCACCGAGACCGACACCAGCATTGCTTCGAATAAGATAAACGTCGGCTGTAAGCTCCTACGTTTTGTTCGAATCATTCGGGCTGCTTCGGTGTCTGAGATTGGTGCAGCCAACTCATGTGCCCGATGTTAGCGAAAATATAGAAGTTCACGCGGGAAGCGATAATTCGCAGCGGCGGTTTAGGTGGCACTCTACTCCGATATGCTCGATCGTGTGAATTTATTCACTGCGTTTGATATAAAACATACAAGAAAAAATGCTTTAGCTGCGGATGAAGCTTAGTAAGACATGTGTTTGCGCAAGTTGCTTCATACTTGATGCGGAACAacaaagagaaacggaaactcaagCAAACGACACACTGGACAGTCCCTGTTACATCAGTTGAATTGAAGATCGATCTCAAGCAGAGATCTGAAGTAAACCGTAGACCTTTTCTATTGTGTCCTTACAAGCACATAGTGCGGCTTCAGGGCCTGAGGATTCGCCGATTCCGAATTGGCATAGCAGACAATAATCAAATCACGTTGCGGGCGATCAATCCCACAACTCtactttattaattttttttttttttggggggggggcttatTATAGTTAAAAATAGATTGGTACCCGTGACAGTTGACATGATGAGTGATAGGGTCGTCATCTTGAATAATCAGCGATCCATTTGTTAACATTTGCCTTCATTCACCGAAATCCTCGCGAAAGAAATTATTTTTGCTTTACTTGTGTAAGCAGATGGCGAATTGAAGCGAGAAATAATAAGTAAATTTGGTGGCATGTTAAAGCATTAAGGTACATGAAAACGAGAAAGCATTGATGAAAAAAAGCGCCCAACTACGACTTTGTCCTGCCTTATTTTTCCCGTCAAGTTGTTCCTTAGCGATTTTGCTAGGGTGCACTTAGAATCCGCAAACTATCGCCCTAACGTGTGGATACTCAATGAACCGTAAAGATAAAAGAAAGGAACAGCACAAAGCACGCAGCCAAAGAGTCAGGCAGAACCAAGTGAGGTTCTTCTCAATTGATTTGCGACCTCATAAAGGGAGTGAGAACAATGTGGAGACAATGTTGCCATTATAACAGCGGGTTGCCTACATTAGCAAACATAGGCATATTTTTTTTTGGCTTAGAGCGAAGAAACACGGTCacgcgtcgtttatttgcgcttaaAACTATAGAGATaggcagcaccaaccagcccaccaGTCGCGTTTGTTGAATTAGTCAATACTTATTATAGTTTTGCCAACACTAGCAAATATTAGCAACCATTAGCCTACATTAGCGAGCATTAGCCGATACCAGCAAATGTTAACCATCATTCAGCGAGTATTAGCCAACAGTTGCCGTCAGTAGCGATCATTTAGCCAACGCGTACTAGATAACATTCGCCTGTGCCTACAGTTAGTGCTAATAATGTGCGGGTAAACACGGTAGGCCGGGACGCCACCGTCCTTATGGGTTTTCATGGAGCGGTCATCGTCATGAAAATTTAGAGACGGCGCCGCTATAATGTTCTTCAGCAACTCGCTGTCGCGCTTACGTTTTACCACGCAAGAAGACGTGGCGCTTCTAAAAGGAATAGAACATTTGACCGAATCGTTGATTGGAACCACCGTCGTTCAACCAATGCGTACAgtcagtttcaattttttttagAGCGCGCGTGATCTCAGGCATTGTTGAAATTTCCGAGTATAATTTGAAACCGTAGACAGTGTTAGCGAAGATCAGGCTAGACCGAACTCCTAACACCATCCTGCTAACCACAGCCACGAAAATGATAATCTTTTCACCAGACCACGCGGTCCGTAAACCTTTTACGCCGACTGTGCCGCTGATCATCTGTTGAATCACCGACATGGTCATGAAGGAGCTGTACGACGCTTGTACACAGCGAGACGTACCATCCTAAAATAAGCTAAGTCCTTATCTATAATTCGTGGCTTCCATCCAATCGCCACTAATATAGGACAGCCTGTCTCTTCTAAGCAGCTTTTTTGCTGTATAATCTCGCGGTTAAATATTCACCCGTCTAGCCGCTTCCGAACGACTTCCTCTCGGCGCAGACGGCTCGTACCTGCTGGGCATGATAACATCACCCGTGGACCGAACTACGCTGCAGCTTCGGCGCTGGTGGTTTCGTGGCGAAGGTGTTACAGGCTGTGGTCTTCGAGCTCTTCCTTTACGATCACCCATTTAGCGGCCAAGGCGCGGCGCGATTCGCGTAATGGGCCATATACGCCCACGTGCCACTGGAATCTTCGCAATTAGCCAATAAGGCAACGACTAGACTAAAAGAAGCTAATAGGACTTGCTCCTTTCGCTACGCAAGGCATCATCTCCTTAAGTACAGACTATACAGGAAAATATAATGGAGAGAGGAGACACAGTGTGGTGTTCTCGCGGCGTCATTAGGGGGGATCAAATTTGAAAACAGCTCTCTCTAGGACCGATTTGGCTCGTTCACTTCAACTTTTTTGTAtgtctcttttttatcttttagATACTCTATTCGTATCAGCGAATGCCGCGGCTTACAGTGGATTATGCTGCAAATTGCCGAGAGTCTTGAGCTGGGAAATATGCTTCGTCCAGACACTAATAAATTCTGGATCTTGAGACGGCAGCGATGCGTTGCTGAAGACGCCATTTATGTCAAGTAAGGGAAGTTGGCAGTCCGTACTTTGCTAACTATACGGTGAGCAGCGCCATGTGGCATTTGATGTCACGATAGCTAGTGACTTCTCATTTTGACTGCAACCGCAGCGATGGCTCATTTGGACTTCCGGGCAGCGTATGTGAAATCCATAAATAAGAAACAACCAATTTCAGCTTTTCGGTTCTGCTTTTCGGTACTGTACAGCGAATTCCGAATAGAATGCGAATTGACTAGCAGCTACATTTAggttcttcattcattcattcattcattcattcattcattcattcattcattcattcattcattcattcattcatgcacgCTCTCGTTACATAGAGGGACATAAATACTGGCGTCTCGCGTATCTCTGCGCAGAGTATTGGCATTTTCAAGcgaggtcccctttagcgagatgCAGGCCAAGTAGTGGCGCTACCCAATTCGCTCATGTTTTTTGTGTGTGCCTTGGTAAATCAAGTTTAGGGCTTGGTAAGGTGTGCGACGTTTAGCCGCGCTCTTTACAACGTCGGTGAAAATGTCGCATTGCCGGCCTTTCTCACCAGTGCTCGCTTCTTTGTTGCATAAGACCTGCACATAAACGGCAAGACAAGCTACATGGGGCCCGCTATACCAAGACACAGAAAACTGCGGGCCGCTCCTTTCCTCATTAACAGGCACGCGCGTTATGGCGAACGCGATAAGATACAACACAAACTTAAGCAATTCGAGAAGTCAAGCCGAAACCGGATAGAGGCGGTTTGTGCAAAGTTGGCACAAGTAGCTGCGAAGGCAAGTTAGAACTGGATATTCAGTAGAAGTGGAGTTCGCAAGAGTCCACAAAGCCCTCTGTTCACTAGGAAATAGCTATAGCTGTTAAAGGAGATGCCTGGTTAGCGGGGCATGACTATGGATGAATTAAGTGTTTTTGTTGCGGGAATGTCGCAATAAATTTGCCTTGAGATGTGAGCACTGCTATTCTTTTCGCGCAGAGTCGAAGAGCTTGGGTGACTGCTGCGACTGGAAAGACCGGCGCGGCCACAGGGACAGCGACGACCTTTCGCTGCTCATGGACCGCTGCTGGACGAGCAGTCCGACAAGGAGGCCCGACTTCCGAGAGCTTAAGGACGTCATACGGAGGCTAAACAAGTAAGGTTTTCGCGGTTCGTCTCTGCTATTTTGTATGCTGTCCTGAACTGGATGTAGGGCACACCTAGATgaatatagaaaaaaatatatgccTGGCTTTAACTAACCTAACGTAGTAAACACCAATGTACAGCAATGTACTGACTTAACGTGGCGAaggttgatgacgtcatcactaacgtcacagaacctgcgctcggcgcGTCTGCATATTGCCTTCTCCCACGTCCGACTCCATTCTAATACCTGCGCTTCTGCTCCTCCTCTCtgcttgaccacctgcatgtcgtGAGCCTCCAaccctccctcctccttttcctccttctcaccgtcacttcccattcccacgcctgctatactatgcatgactatgctatgctttatacTTTCCCCTCCTGCTTTTCTGCCTCCTCATGCTTACTTCCCTTTGCCACCCTCTTGCCCATACATTTCTATGCTATtagaagctgcttggcacatcCCCGCTAgtctagttatagacagcttcttcattcttattggaccggaggtgagtagcggcacttgcccaattcctgtggcacatacccgattcGCTATGCAGCGAACACGGAGAAGGAAGGTTCAAGCGCGGCTTTAACAACTCTGCTGCAATAAGGGTAAACAAAGAGTGGTGGTTGCCCACAATGTGAGCATGTGGAGAAAGAATAGACAGCCGTATCAACTTCTCGGTTTGAGGTACTTCAGTAATGTTCTCGTTAGTCTGATCGCAGTAAAGACCGCACTGGTTTTGCGGCTGTGGTGCCGCGCCGCTAAGCActgggacgcgggttcgattcccagccacggctgCCGCATCACGATGGTAGTTGAAGGCGAAACGCAAGAAAGCCCGAGAACGtatatttaggcgcacattaaggGTCCACAGGGGGTCAAAATTATTTCCTAGTCTCCCACTAGGACGTTCTTCATAATGATATAGCGGTTATGCCACTTAATATCCCGGTATTTATTTAGTTTAACTAAAGCTCATTGCAGGAAGTGAATTACTGTCCCGTCGCATAATTACCGGAGCGTATGATACAGACGCACAGTGAAAGCCTAGAGGCTGTTGTGTACGCATAAGTTTTCACATGCAAGGTCACTGTATCATTACCGAGTATTGACAGTTACAAGAATTTAGTGGCATTGTTAATTTATTCATTTGGTGATATTGAAAATGTTGTCAATTCTCTTTGTCGCCTGCCTATGCCATGCCGTGCCCGAGTCCACTTCTTGTCTTCGTCCGTGTTTCTCGCGCTGTTAGCGACGATGGATCTATCACCAGCATTTTATTGTCTAATCATTGTGTAGAAATGACTCGAAGAGATGGACAAACAAAAGCGTACGCGCGCATACACACATACTGACGAGCACTTGCTGTCAGGATGCTTTAATCAACGTGCAGTGTGTGGGCTCAACAAGATATTTAGTACGCTAAACAACGTATTCTCGATAACAAAACAGCAAGTCAGGAAAACAATGAACTATACTGAATAAGAATTAACCGCAATATCGTGAAATGTTGAAACATGCCAACAATGGATACAGAAATGCGGATCAGACGCAACTTGCAGATAATTAAGTATGCATATATTTGCATATAATATTCGCGAATTTCTTTTTTGCATATATTTGCATATTAAATATACGTGATTGAATAGTCAATGAACAATTTCAAACATaagtgtatgaaaaaaaaatccagccagctccacttcgcgaacactgtcgaaaagCGAAGCTTATGCCTGTCATCCATCAGGCTATATcatacttctatgtttttcaagtcgtcccttcgctggcgcttagcttcggcctcccttgcgcgaacatcTTGGTTGgttcggcgacgacatgcccgttctcgtgtcagttctagctgacgctcacgtcgggtggcttcttcatcgtgagaacgagaaatgttcgccattctcAAATCGCAAACTCTcaacactgacactgacacgctattttacactccactgcgcctcaccaTTACCCCATCTTGGCgggtttctcgaaggttcacccctcgacatcctccgcctTCGCCTCccgcagcacggcgcagccctccccttcctagcgagcctgactctcgccGCACTGCAAGGCCACGTGACCACTTCTACGCCGATCCCgcacatgaaagcctcgactaagagcTTCCCCGttaaaaatacaaataaacatcAACACATTTGCAAAGTCCTATAAGAGTGCGTTCGCGTAGGTCTTTTACGCCTCGAAGAGGCACGGGGCTGCACATTGCGCTGCTGTGTATGTACACctagccataggcgtgcacagggtttcCCATTAAAGGGGCAAAGCCTCAtcgaaccccccctcccctttggtCGAATCTAAAGGACAGCATGCATGCTTCACAAAGAacgaaaaataatgaaaattaagcgatgacgtgcttctcacaatgagctgcctttggtccctggctttcctggAGTAAAGAAGGGAAGTAAACCGTTtatggaatgcaacatcagggtccTTCGgatgccattatcgtcaaaaacttgcACGGCTataactgagtaaacgtatggggcaaACATTgccccctccctgcccccctcgtgcgcataggggggggggggttcaaccatactttatgtatgttcgtgcgtgcgtttgtatgtctgcgtgtgtatatacgcaggcaaaatggaaaaatttcgggggggggggtttgaaccccccaacaaccccccccccccccggctacgcccctgatgcctaTAGACATAACAAATGTCACCACCTGTTCCCCAACGTGGCCGTATGTGCTGTCATCGCGTAAGTTTTTCTGAAAACGAGCTCAAACATTTCCAAATCGTTTCGCAGCACGCGAAGCTGCACAGAGCTGGCTTGCACAACCATCCGGACGGTTATACTGTATACATCATGTTAGGGGAGAAACATTGAACAAATGAAACATGCAAAGAGAACAGCGCGTTTCCTATCTGTACGTGTTCCTTGTTCAGTCTTTCGCGCTGCCATGAGGCATTAGTGTTCGAATGATGAACCAGTCCgtacttttttattattaaaatAAAAGTCAGTGAATGAGTTGGCGCCATTTCGTGACGATGGTTACTTCTTTTCACTTGATTCTGACAATAAAACtgatatttaagaaaaaaaatgaagatagTCTCGCCGAAGTGCACCTATACCCACTTTTTACAAATTGCTTTTGTCATCATTGGTAGTAATGTAGCTTGGCCTGTCGTGTAAGAAGTTGGCATTTCAAAGTACGCCCATGCATCTCAGGTGAGAAAATCCAATATAACACAGAAAGTGTGCTGACAAAGTCCAGCGCCTTTCTTGTATCTATGAACACTGCAACAGCGGTGTTACCACAGTTCGTCTCATGCTCTATAAATGTGGCCAGGTGAAAGATACAGCCCACAGTGCAACGTCGTCGTCTAATGGCAGCCATCTGTTCTGGAAAAATAATTGTTATCAGCCTCAGTACACCAGTGCAACCTAATGTTTTTCCACAAGTTCACGTAAGCAGCTAGCGAGGCTGACAGGACGAAATGAGCCAGGAGGTAGCGGTGATTTACCGGGCTTGTGCAGTAGCGCAATTTTTCTCCGCCAACTCAGGGCGTTTGCCGCGCCAGACCATACCCGACTGCTGCTTAAAGGCttcttttaaaaatatttttcgtGACACCTGTGGCGCTTACACTTTCGCTTGCTGGTGTtgattgtgttttttttcttcttcattacaCGCCTCCAACGAAATGTTGCTGCTGCGGCCACAGATTAGATTCGCGTGCTGAGCAGCAGGACGCTTCATGGATACTAGCCTCTCAATGTGGCGCTCGTACCCAAGCATCACTGGCGTAAGCGCACGTGGTGTTTTCAATAACGATGACTTTGACAGCCC is drawn from Rhipicephalus sanguineus isolate Rsan-2018 unplaced genomic scaffold, BIME_Rsan_1.4 Seq766, whole genome shotgun sequence and contains these coding sequences:
- the LOC119378291 gene encoding atrial natriuretic peptide receptor 2, with protein sequence MPESKSLGDCCDWKDRRGHRDSDDLSLLMDRCWTSSPTRRPDFRELKDVIRRLNKLPCSASEALLEALVGRLEQYASSLESLVEDRTADYLEQKRKAEDLLYQLLPK